One Aerococcus urinaeequi DNA segment encodes these proteins:
- a CDS encoding MFS transporter: MNEINKQANRNWVRDVALFLTSQGISLFGSSIVQYAIMWHITIETGSGVMMTLYIICAFLPTFLLSPVTGVWADRFNRKQLIMWADGGIAVSTLILALLYMQGYQEIWMLLIVAAIRAFGAAVQTPAVGAILPQIVPKSELTRINGLNSSIQGILNFGSPLISAGLLAAWPLAYIFLVDVVTAGLAIVTMLFLKVRTHDKASRDQAASYTADFMLGVRYVKNHDFLRNLFIFFGIFMLLIAPASMLPTLVVTRTYGDEVWRLSAIEIAFSVGFVLGGGLISWWQGFPNRIKTMALGSFILAACTLGLGSTSNFWLYVVLMVITGIAVPLFNTPSMVLIQDHVEEAYLGRVFGVMSMINTAMMPLGMALFGPLADFMPISYILLFAGFALVILSFGFLRNKALLEAGKPVLKVD, from the coding sequence ATGAATGAAATCAATAAACAGGCAAATAGAAACTGGGTAAGGGATGTCGCTTTATTCCTAACCAGTCAGGGGATTTCCCTATTCGGATCATCCATCGTCCAATATGCCATCATGTGGCATATTACGATTGAAACCGGGTCCGGTGTCATGATGACCTTGTATATCATCTGCGCCTTTTTACCAACCTTTTTACTGTCACCAGTAACAGGGGTCTGGGCTGACCGGTTTAACCGAAAGCAATTAATCATGTGGGCTGATGGTGGGATTGCGGTATCAACGCTTATTTTAGCCTTGTTGTATATGCAGGGTTACCAAGAGATTTGGATGTTACTGATTGTGGCGGCCATTCGTGCCTTTGGCGCAGCCGTCCAAACACCGGCAGTGGGTGCTATTTTGCCACAAATCGTCCCTAAATCAGAATTAACTCGGATTAACGGCCTCAATTCCTCTATTCAAGGGATTCTAAACTTCGGGTCGCCTTTGATATCAGCGGGTTTGCTAGCAGCCTGGCCACTGGCTTACATCTTCCTAGTCGATGTGGTTACAGCGGGATTAGCGATTGTCACCATGTTATTTTTGAAAGTCCGGACCCATGACAAGGCAAGTAGAGACCAGGCGGCGTCCTATACTGCCGACTTTATGTTGGGCGTCCGGTACGTCAAAAACCATGACTTCCTAAGAAACCTATTCATCTTCTTCGGCATCTTCATGTTACTAATCGCGCCAGCCTCCATGTTACCGACTTTAGTTGTGACAAGGACATACGGAGACGAAGTGTGGCGGTTGTCAGCTATTGAAATTGCTTTCTCAGTCGGGTTCGTCTTAGGTGGCGGTTTGATTTCTTGGTGGCAAGGATTTCCCAACCGAATCAAGACCATGGCCTTGGGTTCCTTTATCTTGGCGGCCTGCACCTTGGGATTAGGTTCGACCAGCAACTTCTGGTTGTATGTCGTCCTGATGGTCATTACAGGGATTGCCGTCCCTTTATTCAATACCCCATCTATGGTACTGATTCAAGACCATGTGGAAGAAGCCTATCTAGGTCGGGTGTTTGGGGTCATGTCTATGATCAACACCGCCATGATGCCTTTAGGAATGGCCTTGTTTGGCCCCTTAGCTGATTTTATGCCCATTTCTTATATCCTATTATTCGCAGGATTTGCCTTAGTTATCCTGTCATTTGGCTTCCTGCGCAACAAAGCCTTGCTGGAAGCAGGGAAACCTGTATTGAAGGTGGATTAA
- a CDS encoding HD domain-containing protein — MSIAEASKRIPEKVFRDPVHDYIHVQHQVIMDLINSKEMQRLRRIKQMGTASYTFHGAEHSRFSHSLGVYEIARKICDKFVRNYAVEDGGAWDDSERLVVLCAALLHDIGHGPFSHTFENIFNTDHETMTREIILSEATEVNQILRGVSADFPRQVASVIDKTYPNPQVVQLISSQIDADRMDYLLRDSYFSGTNYGNFDLSRILRVMHPYKDGIRFDYNGMHAVEDYITSRYQMYMQVYFHPVSRGMEMLLHHLLKRAQELFLTKDQFTSHDTYAFFLEPFFTQDWTLEDYLRLDDGVLQTYFQHWIFYAEDPVLRDLADRFVNRKPFKSVTYNEVENQEDVKVLIDLVGKLGYDIQYYVAMNSRFDLPYDFYRPSAEKPRTQIELVEKNGHMVELSKASSLIAAFTGQQRGDERLFLPNELFYGKNRDNITLFEPILKQIHAMTKTGTITPLDENSTDTLA; from the coding sequence ATGAGTATTGCAGAAGCGAGTAAACGCATACCCGAGAAGGTGTTTCGGGACCCCGTGCACGACTACATCCACGTCCAACACCAGGTAATTATGGACCTGATCAATTCTAAAGAAATGCAACGCCTACGCCGAATCAAACAAATGGGGACGGCTTCTTATACCTTCCACGGGGCGGAACATTCACGGTTTAGCCATTCATTGGGTGTTTATGAAATTGCTCGAAAGATTTGTGATAAATTTGTACGAAATTATGCCGTTGAAGATGGTGGCGCTTGGGACGATAGTGAGCGATTGGTCGTCTTATGTGCTGCACTCTTACACGACATTGGGCACGGACCTTTCTCCCATACCTTTGAGAATATTTTCAATACTGACCACGAAACCATGACAAGAGAAATCATTTTGTCAGAAGCCACTGAGGTCAACCAGATTTTACGCGGGGTATCCGCTGATTTCCCAAGACAAGTAGCGTCTGTCATTGATAAAACCTATCCAAATCCGCAAGTTGTTCAGTTGATTTCTAGTCAAATTGACGCTGACCGAATGGATTATCTACTCCGTGACTCTTACTTCTCTGGCACTAATTACGGGAACTTTGATTTGAGCCGGATTCTACGAGTGATGCACCCTTATAAAGATGGTATTCGTTTTGACTACAACGGTATGCATGCAGTGGAGGACTATATCACTAGTCGTTATCAAATGTATATGCAGGTCTACTTCCATCCTGTATCACGAGGTATGGAGATGCTACTACACCACTTACTGAAACGTGCACAGGAATTGTTCCTCACGAAAGACCAATTTACTAGCCATGATACCTACGCATTCTTTTTAGAGCCATTCTTCACTCAAGATTGGACGTTAGAGGATTACCTGCGCCTAGATGATGGGGTCTTACAAACTTATTTCCAACACTGGATTTTCTATGCAGAAGACCCAGTCTTGCGAGATTTAGCTGACCGCTTTGTTAACCGCAAACCATTTAAGTCAGTCACTTACAACGAGGTTGAAAACCAAGAAGACGTGAAAGTATTGATCGACTTAGTGGGCAAATTAGGCTACGACATCCAATACTATGTTGCTATGAACTCGCGCTTTGATTTACCGTATGATTTCTACCGACCAAGTGCCGAGAAACCACGTACGCAAATTGAATTAGTTGAGAAAAATGGCCACATGGTTGAATTGTCAAAAGCTTCGAGTTTAATCGCAGCCTTTACTGGTCAACAGCGCGGTGATGAGCGACTATTCTTACCGAATGAATTATTCTATGGGAAAAACCGTGACAACATTACCTTGTTTGAACCAATTCTAAAACAAATTCATGCTATGACAAAAACGGGTACAATTACCCCACTGGATGAAAATTCAACAGACACATTGGCATAA
- a CDS encoding lipoate--protein ligase family protein, with product MFEVFKTSNKPLTMAVYKDITKNNQAYGLEEADAALLPFAVDDAILNAINQETFEAPLAIHFWPTRPTVILGGMDTRLPNFNQAVTWLYKNQDILPVVRPAGGLAVVSDPNVLNVTLLIDTKNQALTIDQAYEFIVALLQEMMDAHGVSLEVGEVATSYCPGKFDVSIRGQKVAGIAQRRIGHAVGIYLYMSISGDQESRGQLVADMYHEGQANQDEKGRYPQVDPSVMANLSDFSSIDSVEQFVNQLLAVIAHAGVNLNERKQSELDTATYIERMQKRNQVLYDILANQ from the coding sequence ATGTTTGAGGTTTTTAAAACAAGCAACAAACCGCTGACTATGGCGGTCTATAAAGATATTACTAAAAATAATCAAGCCTATGGTTTAGAGGAGGCAGATGCAGCCTTGCTACCCTTTGCGGTTGACGATGCTATCTTGAATGCCATCAACCAAGAAACTTTTGAAGCCCCATTAGCCATCCATTTCTGGCCAACCCGCCCAACAGTTATTCTTGGTGGAATGGATACTCGCTTACCCAACTTTAACCAGGCCGTAACTTGGTTATATAAAAACCAGGATATTTTACCAGTAGTACGCCCTGCTGGTGGTTTAGCGGTGGTATCTGACCCAAATGTCTTGAACGTGACTCTATTGATAGACACCAAAAACCAAGCCTTAACCATAGATCAGGCTTATGAATTTATCGTCGCACTCTTACAAGAAATGATGGACGCACATGGCGTATCACTGGAAGTTGGCGAAGTCGCTACATCCTACTGCCCTGGTAAATTTGACGTATCCATTCGTGGGCAAAAAGTAGCCGGTATTGCCCAACGTAGAATCGGTCATGCGGTAGGGATTTACCTATACATGTCAATCAGCGGAGACCAAGAGAGTCGCGGCCAATTAGTAGCTGATATGTATCATGAGGGGCAAGCGAACCAAGACGAAAAAGGTCGCTATCCTCAAGTTGACCCAAGTGTCATGGCGAACCTTTCTGACTTTTCAAGCATTGATTCAGTTGAACAATTTGTAAATCAGTTGCTAGCAGTTATCGCCCATGCTGGCGTCAACTTAAATGAGAGAAAACAAAGTGAATTAGATACGGCGACTTATATCGAACGAATGCAGAAACGAAACCAAGTCCTTTACGATATATTAGCAAATCAATAG
- a CDS encoding DUF1934 domain-containing protein, protein MANTGKQEIQLKVKNYIQQDRDGQQVQEEFTTKTNGYFYEVGEAIYVEYEEKITENIVAVRLKFEANDKVTIRRQVNGTETTMNLVKGKKTDILYHVTDAQAITFQGQLNLLNVDQNDADTFNARMAYNLYQSEEMIGQYQIELQTRVHV, encoded by the coding sequence ATGGCAAATACTGGTAAACAAGAAATCCAGTTAAAGGTTAAAAACTATATCCAACAAGATCGTGATGGTCAACAAGTGCAAGAGGAATTTACCACTAAAACAAATGGTTACTTCTATGAAGTAGGCGAGGCTATCTATGTAGAATATGAAGAAAAAATTACCGAAAACATCGTAGCGGTTCGTTTAAAATTTGAAGCTAACGATAAAGTGACTATCCGTCGTCAAGTGAACGGTACAGAAACGACAATGAATTTAGTCAAAGGTAAAAAAACGGATATCCTCTACCATGTGACAGATGCACAAGCAATTACTTTCCAAGGACAATTAAATTTACTTAATGTAGACCAAAACGATGCGGACACGTTTAATGCCCGGATGGCATACAACTTATACCAATCAGAAGAAATGATTGGTCAATACCAAATCGAATTGCAAACAAGGGTCCATGTGTAG
- the rpoE gene encoding DNA-directed RNA polymerase subunit delta has product MELKGFAGQNKEQLSMIEVAYQILVETNNVFEFNDLLAEIQDFLNMPQDELESKMATFYTEMNYDGSFISLGENRWGLREWYAVDSIDEEIISSIDDDDIKAKHKGSKSLLASVEDDDLIDYASDDPEDVDYVEDEEDYDEEEEEEEDEISAYSSDLGELGDDEEEEDLEDGLEGDLSLVDEDDDEEDEEDF; this is encoded by the coding sequence GTGGAATTAAAAGGATTTGCTGGTCAAAACAAAGAACAGTTATCAATGATCGAAGTCGCATACCAAATTTTAGTAGAAACGAATAATGTATTCGAGTTCAATGATTTATTAGCTGAAATTCAAGATTTCTTGAATATGCCCCAAGATGAATTAGAAAGCAAAATGGCGACTTTCTATACAGAAATGAACTATGACGGTAGCTTTATCTCTTTAGGTGAAAACCGTTGGGGCTTACGTGAGTGGTACGCAGTTGATTCAATCGATGAAGAAATTATTTCGTCAATTGATGATGACGATATCAAAGCGAAACACAAAGGTAGCAAGAGTCTATTGGCTTCTGTTGAAGATGATGACTTAATTGACTACGCGTCTGACGACCCAGAAGATGTGGACTACGTTGAAGACGAAGAAGATTACGATGAAGAAGAAGAAGAAGAAGAAGACGAAATTTCAGCTTACTCTTCTGATTTAGGTGAATTAGGCGACGACGAGGAAGAAGAAGATCTTGAAGATGGTCTTGAAGGCGACCTTAGCTTAGTTGACGAAGATGATGATGAGGAAGACGAAGAAGACTTCTAA